The Bacteroidota bacterium genome contains a region encoding:
- the apaG gene encoding Co2+/Mg2+ efflux protein ApaG gives MVTEITKGIRISVNTRYQEEFSSPDNLHFIFSYHIIIENQNEFAVQLLRRHWYIFDSSGEQSEVEGEGVVGEQPVLQPGQIYEYESACNLNTDLGKMHGTYTMVRQSDGAYFEVLIPEFQLIVPYKLN, from the coding sequence ATGGTAACAGAAATTACAAAAGGCATCCGCATCTCAGTAAATACGCGCTATCAGGAAGAATTTTCCAGTCCTGATAACCTGCATTTTATTTTTTCTTACCACATCATAATTGAAAATCAAAATGAATTTGCAGTGCAATTGCTACGCAGGCATTGGTATATTTTTGATAGTTCAGGTGAACAATCGGAAGTAGAAGGTGAAGGCGTTGTGGGTGAACAACCGGTATTACAACCAGGTCAAATTTATGAATACGAAAGTGCTTGTAATTTAAATACCGATTTGGGCAAAATGCATGGAACCTACACTATGGTGCGTCAATCGGATGGAGCCTATTTTGAAGTATTGATTCCCGAATTTCAGTTGATAGTTCCTTATAAATTGAATTAA
- a CDS encoding glycosyltransferase family 4 protein codes for MKKEKIKLIYIISDIDRAIAFEWVVENIDRSKFELEFVLINSSESYFKNYLSKKAVPFYLVEAKSKKQYPAALLSLINHLRKSKADMVHTHLFTASLLGLTAARICGIKKRIHTRHHASQHHMYHPNAIKYDRWINFISTKIIAITENVKNILIQQEGVKKDKIVIVHHGFDLDFFSSVSADRIQAIKNKYNASQQYPIIGVVSRYTWWKGVQHIIPAFKKLLVDFPNVKLVLANTNGNDALRIKELLKQIPSTNFLEVEFEYDNAALYHLFDVFVHVPINAHAEAFGQTYVEALAAGIPSVFTLSGIAHDFIVDKKNAVVVDYEKEEEIYDGMKLILQNKELKSTLIKNGLNDVTQLFSLKTMISELEKIYLEK; via the coding sequence GTGAAAAAGGAAAAAATTAAACTCATCTATATTATCTCGGATATCGACCGTGCCATTGCATTTGAGTGGGTAGTTGAAAATATAGACCGAAGTAAATTCGAGCTTGAATTCGTATTGATAAATTCCTCCGAATCTTATTTTAAAAATTATTTGAGTAAAAAAGCGGTACCCTTTTATTTAGTAGAGGCCAAATCAAAAAAACAGTATCCGGCAGCGCTTCTTTCCCTAATTAATCATTTGAGAAAATCAAAAGCCGACATGGTGCATACCCACCTGTTTACTGCCTCCCTACTCGGTTTAACCGCAGCACGAATTTGTGGCATAAAAAAAAGAATTCACACGCGACACCATGCTTCTCAGCATCACATGTACCACCCCAATGCCATAAAATACGATAGGTGGATTAATTTTATATCCACAAAAATAATTGCTATCACTGAAAATGTGAAAAACATTTTAATACAACAAGAAGGAGTTAAAAAAGATAAAATAGTAATTGTTCACCATGGTTTTGATTTAGATTTTTTTTCATCTGTATCTGCCGATCGTATCCAAGCTATAAAAAACAAATACAATGCTTCACAACAGTATCCAATAATTGGTGTTGTTTCGCGTTATACTTGGTGGAAAGGGGTACAACACATTATTCCGGCTTTTAAAAAGCTATTAGTTGATTTTCCAAATGTAAAATTAGTATTGGCAAATACGAATGGTAACGATGCTTTGCGTATTAAAGAATTGCTGAAACAAATTCCTTCCACAAATTTTCTTGAAGTTGAATTCGAATACGACAATGCAGCACTCTATCACTTATTTGATGTGTTTGTGCATGTACCTATTAATGCGCATGCAGAAGCATTTGGACAAACCTATGTAGAAGCCTTAGCAGCCGGAATTCCTTCTGTATTTACCCTTTCGGGAATTGCACATGATTTTATTGTTGACAAAAAAAATGCGGTGGTGGTAGACTATGAAAAGGAAGAAGAAATTTATGATGGTATGAAACTTATACTTCAAAATAAGGAACTGAAAAGCACCCTAATAAAAAATGGATTGAACGATGTCACTCAACTCTTCTCCTTAAAAACCATGATTTCTGAACTTGAAAAAATTTATCTTGAAAAATAA
- a CDS encoding DUF5103 domain-containing protein encodes MKNKTKAYSKIKTSFIASIKILEDTTAGSLTIGMKLFACVLLFQFFMLSQRVSASHVLPHKSTEDYFTPDYLRFENIIYKENIKTVQLAPSGAELAFPIIELNGEDKLQLSFDDLDADRKTYNYTLIHCDASWNPTNMVRSDYLSGFNDELITDYKFSFNSIQRYTHFNLVFPTDGIKITKSGNYIIKVFQDYDEQNVVLTRRFLVYDKKVDVVGSAKVATIINDRYTKQEVDFNINNPDFEINDPFENLKVTLLQNQRFDNAITSLKPTFTKPGQLVYDYDEGNVFNGGNEFRYFEDKVFNAPNERISRFVFDEKKQNNVYLLPEEKRAFKRYSSMRDINGSYVIRTLAGYDGDTDGDYAYVHFSLPCVEPLQNAEVYVFGALSNWNYLPEFKMNYDTTFSTYVASPYLKQGYYNYSYVVLKNGETIADESTFEANHYETENDYYILVYYKTFGTYYYQLIGYKRLNSTGK; translated from the coding sequence TTGAAAAATAAAACTAAGGCATATTCTAAAATTAAAACCAGCTTCATTGCATCTATTAAAATCCTTGAAGATACTACTGCAGGCTCATTAACGATAGGGATGAAATTATTTGCTTGCGTGCTGCTATTTCAATTTTTTATGCTATCACAAAGAGTAAGTGCTTCTCATGTGTTGCCTCATAAAAGTACTGAAGATTATTTTACTCCCGATTACCTGCGTTTTGAAAACATTATCTATAAAGAAAATATTAAAACGGTTCAACTTGCTCCATCAGGCGCAGAACTTGCCTTTCCAATTATTGAATTAAACGGCGAAGATAAATTGCAATTGAGTTTTGACGATTTGGATGCCGATCGAAAAACATATAATTATACCTTGATACACTGCGATGCCTCATGGAACCCAACGAATATGGTGCGCAGTGATTACCTTTCCGGATTTAATGACGAACTTATTACAGACTATAAATTTTCATTTAATTCCATTCAACGTTACACCCATTTTAATTTAGTATTTCCAACAGACGGAATAAAAATTACAAAATCAGGCAATTACATTATTAAAGTTTTTCAAGATTACGATGAACAAAATGTGGTGCTTACGCGTAGATTTTTGGTGTACGATAAAAAAGTGGATGTTGTGGGAAGTGCCAAAGTTGCAACAATTATTAACGACCGCTATACAAAACAAGAAGTAGATTTTAACATTAATAATCCCGATTTTGAAATTAACGACCCTTTCGAAAATTTAAAAGTTACGCTGCTTCAAAATCAGCGTTTCGACAATGCCATCACTTCACTCAAGCCAACATTTACGAAACCCGGACAATTGGTTTACGATTATGATGAAGGCAACGTTTTTAATGGCGGAAATGAGTTTCGCTATTTTGAAGATAAAGTTTTTAACGCACCTAATGAACGCATCAGTCGCTTTGTTTTTGATGAAAAAAAGCAAAACAATGTGTATCTCCTTCCGGAAGAAAAAAGAGCATTTAAGCGTTATAGTTCTATGCGCGACATCAATGGGAGTTATGTTATTCGCACCTTAGCGGGATATGATGGTGACACGGATGGAGATTATGCCTATGTTCATTTTTCTTTACCATGCGTTGAACCCTTGCAAAATGCGGAGGTATATGTTTTTGGTGCCCTTAGCAATTGGAATTATTTGCCCGAGTTTAAAATGAATTACGACACTACTTTTTCAACTTATGTGGCGAGTCCATATTTAAAACAAGGGTATTACAATTATTCCTACGTGGTTTTGAAAAACGGAGAAACAATTGCAGATGAAAGTACCTTCGAAGCCAATCATTACGAAACAGAAAACGATTATTATATTTTGGTTTACTACAAAACATTCGGCACTTATTATTATCAGTTAATCGGTTATAAACGATTAAACAGCACAGGAAAATAA
- a CDS encoding triose-phosphate isomerase: MRKKIVAGNWKMNLTFAEAQLLASDVVKEFAANTPDGVELVLCPSFPFIMEVHAKIPSNSSISVGAQNCASESAGAYTGEVSAKMISSLGVTYVILGHSERRAMFHETDELLVKKLGQVLTNNLNPIFCCGETLAEREAGKHFEIIKNQLVNGLFHLASADFAKVVIAYEPVWAIGTGVTASSAQAQEIHQFIREVVTDKYGDAVAIDCSILYGGSCNAANAKELFANADVDGGLIGGAALKAKDFVAIANSF; this comes from the coding sequence ATGAGAAAGAAAATAGTGGCCGGTAACTGGAAAATGAATTTAACTTTTGCAGAAGCCCAGTTGTTGGCTTCTGATGTAGTAAAAGAATTTGCTGCAAATACTCCTGATGGAGTTGAATTGGTTCTATGCCCATCCTTTCCATTTATAATGGAAGTGCATGCTAAAATTCCTTCCAATAGCAGCATTTCTGTTGGAGCTCAAAATTGCGCAAGCGAAAGTGCAGGTGCCTATACCGGTGAAGTATCGGCAAAAATGATCTCTAGTTTAGGCGTTACCTATGTAATTCTTGGGCATTCAGAAAGACGTGCGATGTTTCACGAGACCGATGAATTGTTGGTGAAAAAGCTGGGACAAGTTTTGACAAATAATCTTAATCCTATCTTTTGTTGTGGCGAAACATTGGCAGAGCGGGAGGCAGGAAAGCATTTTGAAATAATAAAAAATCAACTGGTAAACGGGCTTTTTCACCTCGCTTCTGCAGATTTTGCGAAAGTTGTAATTGCTTATGAACCGGTATGGGCAATTGGTACGGGGGTAACAGCAAGTTCAGCCCAAGCGCAAGAAATACATCAGTTTATTCGAGAAGTGGTGACCGATAAATATGGAGATGCAGTTGCGATAGATTGCTCCATTCTCTACGGTGGGAGTTGTAATGCCGCAAATGCAAAGGAGCTTTTTGCCAATGCAGATGTGGATGGTGGACTTATTGGTGGTGCAGCTCTAAAAGCGAAGGACTTTGTGGCCATTGCAAATTCATTTTAA
- the prmA gene encoding 50S ribosomal protein L11 methyltransferase gives MDYIEVNFELVPLHPFDDILTAELAEVGFESFVNLDTGLQAFIQKGLFDAAKLAKLLAAYAERGCKISFTKKEIPAQNWNASWESNFEPIDVDGICTVRAPFHPKTATAKYDIIIEPKMSFGTGHHETTYLMLQQLLAMNIAGKSLLDMGCGTSVLAILAAKLTAKEVLAIDNDSWSYENSLENCALNSCPQICVKLGDAALLKGHKFNIILANINRNILLNDMFHYYAALEEKGELLISGFFDVDTPLLFEHAQKLGFHLVKKITKNNWALIGLQK, from the coding sequence ATGGATTATATTGAAGTCAATTTTGAACTCGTGCCACTTCATCCTTTTGATGATATTCTCACTGCCGAACTTGCAGAAGTTGGGTTTGAAAGTTTTGTCAACCTAGATACCGGCTTGCAAGCATTTATTCAAAAGGGCTTATTTGATGCAGCAAAATTAGCTAAGCTGCTTGCTGCTTATGCGGAGCGCGGATGTAAAATTTCTTTCACAAAAAAGGAAATACCTGCTCAAAACTGGAACGCTTCTTGGGAAAGTAATTTTGAACCTATTGATGTGGATGGTATTTGTACAGTGCGCGCTCCTTTTCATCCAAAAACAGCCACAGCAAAATACGATATTATAATTGAACCCAAAATGTCGTTTGGAACAGGACATCACGAAACCACCTATTTAATGTTGCAGCAATTACTAGCTATGAATATTGCCGGTAAAAGTTTGCTTGATATGGGATGTGGAACTTCAGTGTTGGCAATCTTAGCTGCAAAACTAACTGCTAAGGAAGTGTTGGCTATTGATAATGATTCTTGGAGTTATGAAAATTCACTTGAAAATTGTGCTTTAAATAGTTGTCCACAGATATGCGTTAAACTTGGAGATGCCGCACTTTTAAAAGGGCATAAATTCAATATTATTTTGGCCAATATTAATCGAAATATTTTGCTTAACGACATGTTTCATTACTATGCTGCATTGGAGGAAAAGGGTGAATTGTTAATTAGTGGATTCTTTGATGTGGATACACCTTTATTATTTGAGCACGCACAAAAATTGGGTTTTCATTTGGTTAAAAAAATCACTAAAAATAATTGGGCTTTAATAGGATTACAAAAATAA